One window from the genome of Dermacentor silvarum isolate Dsil-2018 chromosome 5, BIME_Dsil_1.4, whole genome shotgun sequence encodes:
- the LOC119454485 gene encoding tigger transposable element-derived protein 4, with translation MAQPAKRAKYAAKDLATKVKILKALKDGASREQVMRQFDVKRSTLSTYVKNEAQIMEAFQGEKVHAGRKRLRTAAHPQLEEALLQWIAAARDSKLPLSGPLICAQAERYALRMNIIDSFKVSEGWLAHFKDRHGLVFKTVCGERGEVDEQVVKDWQNVQLKEHVAAYDPNDVCNADETALFFKALPDKTITFKGDPCTGGKRSKERVTVLLAANMTGTERLPLLVIGKALKLRCFYNNKHLPVEYRANRKAWMTSKIFRTWLQDLDRRFSAKKRKVLLVVDNCSAHCNISNLEAIRLVFLPPNTTAALQPMDQGIIQYVKKRYRTQVLERMLLCMDREQQYNITLLSAIHILAHVWTNTPAEVVANCFKHSGFVRPETCESPQPAVQEEEGDDIAFAGLLPSKVQLADYVAIDDGVALAGQLTDDDIISGALGAADEASDEDDPCGELRPVRRTAKEAADALAVLEEFCYDVPGNTLALEGLLHARKLVLSAQLAAKKQTSITDFFTK, from the coding sequence ATGGCGCAACCGGCTAAACGCGCGAAGTACGCGGCCAAGGACTTGGCGACGAAAGTAAAAATACTAAAAGCACTGAAGGACGGCGCTTCCAGAGAACAAGTGATGCGACAGTTCGACGTGAAAAGAAGCACCCTGTCGACGTACGTGAAGAACGAAGCCCAAATAATGGAAGCTTTTCAGGGCGAGAAGGTCCACGCCGGTCGGAAGCGTTTACGAACGGCAGCCCACCCACAATTGGAGGAAGCATTGTTGCAGTGGATAGCTGCCGCACGTGACTCGAAGCTGCCGTTGAGCGGGCCCCTTATCTGCGCGCAAGCAGAGAGGTATGCCCTCCGGATGAATATTATCGATTCGTTCAAGGTGTCAGAGGGCTGGCTTGCGCATTTTAAAGACCGGCATGGTCTTGTGTTTAAGACCGTATGCGGGGAGAGGGGCGAGGTGGACGAACAAGTCGTCAAAGATTGGCAAAACGTGCAACTTAAAGAGCACGTGGCAGCCTACGACCCGAACGACGTCTGCAACGCTGACGAGACGGCACTCTTTTTTAAAGCGCTGCCAGATAAGACAATTACGTTTAAAGGGGACCCTTGCACTGGCGGCAAAAGGAGCAAGGAGCGGGTGACGGTACTGCTGGCTGCAAACATGACGGGCACGGAGCGCCTTCCACTTCTCGTCATCGGGAAGGCGCTGAAACTGAGATGTTTTTACAACAACAAACACCTCCCTGTCGAATACCGGGCCAATCGGAAAGCGTGGATGACGTCGAAAATCTTTCGTACCTGGCTGCAAGATCTGGACCGACGCTTCAGCGCCAAGAAACGCAAGGTGCTGCTCGTAGTAGACAATTGCAGCGCACACTGCAACATTTCAAATCTGGAGGCAATAAGGCTTGTGTTCCTTCCTCCCAACACCACGGCAGCTCTGCAGCCGATGGATCAGGGAATCATCCAGTATGTTAAGAAACGGTATCGCACTCAAGTGTTGGAGCGCATGCTTCTCTGCATGGACCGGGAGCAGCAGTACAACATCACTCTTTTGAGTGCGATCCATATTTTGGCGCACGTGTGGACAAACACGCCGGCAGAAGTGGTGGCGAACTGTTTTAAACACAGTGGATTTGTGCGGCCCGAGACTTGTGAAAGCCCGCAGCCCGCAGTGCAAGAAGAAGAGGGGGACGATATCGCATTCGCTGGCCTGCTTCCCTCCAAAGTTCAGCTTGCGGATTACGTTGCGATTGATGACGGCGTTGCCCTCGCTGGCCAGTTAACAGACGATGACATCATCAGCGGAGCACTCGGTGCGGCGGATGAGGCGTCCGATGAGGACGACCCGTGCGGTGAGCTACGCCCTGTGCGTCGTACTGCGAAAGAAGCCGCGGACGCTCTCGCTGTTCTAGAGGAGTTCTGCTACGATGTTCCAGGCAATACCCTCGCGCTGGAGGGATTGTTGCATGCCCGCAAGCTAGTGCTTTCCGCCCAGCTGGCCGCGAAAAAACAAACGAGCATCACTGACTTCTTCACAAAGTAA